The Nostoc cf. commune SO-36 genomic sequence GAACGTATTGCCATTGCCATGACTAATGGTTCACCAATGGCGATTACCTTTTTGGCTGCCGCCCTATGTGGCACTGCTGCACCCTTGAATCCCAAATATAAACAAGAAGAATTTGCCTTTTACTACAAAGATACCCAGGCAAAAGCACTGATTACGTTGTCTGAGGGGGCAGAAGCAGCCATTGCCGCCGTCACACCTGATATGATGCTGATTAATGCCAAGGTAAATACTGACGGCACATTAAGCTTTGAATTAGTCAAAGAGAAACTTCCTCCTTGCTCCCAGCTAAGAGCTCCCTTGCCTGAGTCTGATGATCTGGCGATGATTCTCCATACTAGCGGCACTACCAGTCGTCCCAAGCGTGTACCGATTCGTCATCGCAACTTAATCGCTTCAGCCGGCAACCTCATCGGTGCTTACTCACTCAGCGCAGCTGACACTACACTTTGCCTAATGCCTCTATTCCACATTCACGGATTGGTGGGCTGTTTGCTGGCAACTCTGGGATCAGGCGGTACACTAGTTTGTCCCAATGGCTTTAATGCCTTGGAGTTTTGGAAACTGGTAGATACCTACAAACCCACTTGGTATTCCGCAGCGCCAACCATGCACCAGACAATTTTGGCACGCGCTAGCCGCAACACAGAAATTGTCAAAGCTAACCGCTTTCGTTTCATTCGCTCTAGTAGTGCTTCCTTGCCGCCAATTATCATTGAACAGCTAGAGGCAACTCTCAATGCTCCAGTGGTGGAATCTTATAGCATGACTGAAGCATCTCACTTAATGACCACCAACCCCCTACCGCCAAAAGTGCGGAAACCAGGTACTGTAGGTTATGGGTTTGGCGTAGAAGTGGGCATTATGGATTCTGAAGGTAACTTATTATCTCAGGGAAGCTTGGGTGAGGTGGTGGTAAAAGCACCCAATGTTATAGATGGATACGAAAACAACCCAGAAGCTAACGCCACAGCTTTTGTAAACGGTTGGTTCCGCACTGGAGATCAGGGTACTGTGGATGAAGACGGCTATCTCCGTTTGACTGGACGCATTAAAGAATTGATTAATCGGGGTGGGGAAAAAATTTCTCCCTTAGAAGTGGATGATGTTTTGCTACGCCATCCCGCCGTCGCCGAAGCCTTAGCCTTTGCCGTCCCCCACAAATCTTTAGGAGAAGATATCCACGCGGCTGTGGTGCTAAAAGCAGAAGCTAGCGAAAAAGAACTTTTAGCTCACTGTTCAACTATGCTGGCAGACTTCAAAGTTCCCAAGCAAGTTCACATTTTAGAGCAACTACCTCGTGGTGCTACCGGGAAACTGCAACGGTTAGCGATCGCAAAATTGCTTAATATTGGGGAGTAGGGAGTGGAGAGTAAGGGAAGCAGGGGGAGCAGGGGAGGCAGGGGGAAATAACCAATCCCCAATCCCTATTATTTTCAATTGGGAATTGTTAAGACTTTGTTTTCGCTTAAAAAGTCTTGAATGTGGTTGACAAATTCTTCTAATTCTGAAATTAAGTTAGTAGTATCTCTCAGGTCTTGATTGTTAGCTAGTTGTTCTAATTTGTTAGCTGCTAAATACATAGCTGTGTCTCCAATGTTGCTGCTAGCGCCTTTAAGGTGATGGGCTTCTCGCGCTATTTGTCTAAAGTCATTATGTGCGATCGCTATTTTAATTGTCTCTAAACGGGGTTTAATATCTTCAACGCATAAATGCAATAGATTTAATTCAAAGTCTTGATCGTTTCCCGATATTTGATGCAAGTGTTCCCAATTAATTGCTAGGTTAACTTTGCCGTTATTTGTGGTAGAAACTGTCTGTTCATGCACAACTTCCTTTTGTTGGGAGAGGATCACGCCTGTCCACTGCTCCAGAATCGCAGCCAATTTTTCTTTAAATACTGGCTTGCTCAGATAACCGTCCATGCCTGCACTTAGACATCTTTCTTCATCTTGTTTCATCGCATTAGCCGTCATCGCAATCACTATAGGACGACGACGCAGGGCAAAAGCATCCTCTTGCCAACGATGAATTTCTTTTGTGGTTTCTAAGCCGTCGAGAATTGGCATTTGGCAATCCATTAGAATCAAATCATAAGGAATTTTTTCTAATAGCTGTAAAACTTCTTTGCCGTTAGCAACGACATCGGCTTTGTAGCCCAAACTCTGGAGTTGCTTCAAAGCTACTTTCTGATTCACCAAATTATCTTCAGCTAACAGAATTCTTAACTTGGCTTTAGCAGATACGTTAGCAGCAGAGGAAGTAAGAATGCCTGAAGTTTCAGTACTCTGAATTTCTTCAGTAGCTTCTAACCTCAAGCCTCTAGCCTCTTGTTCTGATTCCGGCTGAGTTTCTAAAATTGTCATGATGGTATTGAGAAGTCGTGATGGCTTGATGGGTTTTACTAAATAAGCAGCAAATCCGATTTTGAGCGCTTGCTGTACTTCATCCCGTTGATTAGTAGAGGC encodes the following:
- a CDS encoding acyl--CoA ligase, which encodes MNLFELLAGEDNHSALVTPEGRSLTYKQLRENVIGLVSQLNSFGLKRGERIAIAMTNGSPMAITFLAAALCGTAAPLNPKYKQEEFAFYYKDTQAKALITLSEGAEAAIAAVTPDMMLINAKVNTDGTLSFELVKEKLPPCSQLRAPLPESDDLAMILHTSGTTSRPKRVPIRHRNLIASAGNLIGAYSLSAADTTLCLMPLFHIHGLVGCLLATLGSGGTLVCPNGFNALEFWKLVDTYKPTWYSAAPTMHQTILARASRNTEIVKANRFRFIRSSSASLPPIIIEQLEATLNAPVVESYSMTEASHLMTTNPLPPKVRKPGTVGYGFGVEVGIMDSEGNLLSQGSLGEVVVKAPNVIDGYENNPEANATAFVNGWFRTGDQGTVDEDGYLRLTGRIKELINRGGEKISPLEVDDVLLRHPAVAEALAFAVPHKSLGEDIHAAVVLKAEASEKELLAHCSTMLADFKVPKQVHILEQLPRGATGKLQRLAIAKLLNIGE